From Microlunatus capsulatus, a single genomic window includes:
- a CDS encoding acetolactate synthase large subunit, with protein sequence MSEPQSTADQLTGAQSLVRSLEEVGADVVFGIPGGAILPAYDPLYDSTKVRHILVRHEQGAGHAAEGYAMVTGKVGVCMATSGPGATNLVTPIADAHMDSVPIVAITGQVAGPSIGTDAFQEADIRGITMPITKHSFLVTEAADIPAAIASAFHIASTGRPGPVLVDITKDALQASAGFEWPRTLDLPGYRPVTKPHTKQVREAAKLITASRRPVLYVGGGVVKAGAAKELKELAELTGIPVVTTLMALGVFPDSHPQNMGMPGMHGTVPAVGALQRSDLLITLGARFDDRVTGKLSSFAPGAKVIHADIDPAEISKNRTADVPIVGDCKEVIAELVTLLRSTDTHPEIGEWVHYLTDLKKRYPTGFEMPEDGSLSPQHVIKRIGEMTGPDAYYASGVGQHQMWSAHYLPWELPGRWLNSGGLGTMGYCVPAAMGAKVGKPDSVVWGIDGDGCFQMTNQELVTCALEGIPVKIAVINNQSLGMVRQWQTLFYGSRYSNTDLKTNRVPDFQKLAEAMGCVGLRAEDPNDVDAVIDKALSIDDAPVVVEFVVHKDAMVWPMVAAGTSNDEIKVARDMAPIWDGETL encoded by the coding sequence ATGTCCGAGCCGCAGAGCACCGCCGACCAGCTGACCGGAGCGCAGTCGCTCGTCCGGTCCCTCGAGGAGGTCGGGGCCGACGTCGTCTTCGGCATCCCCGGCGGAGCCATCCTCCCGGCCTACGACCCCCTCTACGACTCCACGAAGGTCCGGCACATCCTCGTCCGGCACGAGCAGGGCGCCGGGCACGCGGCTGAGGGCTACGCGATGGTCACCGGCAAGGTGGGCGTCTGCATGGCGACCTCCGGACCGGGCGCGACCAACCTCGTCACCCCGATCGCCGACGCGCACATGGACTCGGTGCCGATCGTGGCCATCACCGGCCAGGTCGCCGGCCCCTCCATCGGGACCGACGCCTTCCAGGAGGCCGACATCCGCGGCATCACGATGCCGATCACCAAGCACAGCTTCCTGGTCACCGAGGCTGCGGACATCCCGGCCGCCATCGCGTCGGCGTTCCACATCGCCTCGACGGGACGCCCCGGGCCCGTGCTGGTGGACATCACGAAGGACGCGCTGCAGGCCAGCGCCGGGTTCGAGTGGCCCCGCACCCTCGACCTGCCGGGCTACCGGCCGGTGACCAAGCCGCACACCAAGCAGGTCCGCGAGGCCGCGAAGCTGATCACCGCCTCGCGCCGCCCCGTGCTCTACGTGGGCGGCGGCGTGGTCAAGGCCGGCGCGGCCAAGGAGCTCAAGGAGCTGGCCGAGCTCACCGGCATCCCGGTCGTCACGACGCTGATGGCGCTGGGCGTCTTCCCCGACAGCCACCCGCAGAACATGGGCATGCCGGGCATGCACGGGACGGTGCCGGCGGTCGGCGCGCTGCAGCGCAGCGACCTGCTGATCACCCTGGGCGCCCGCTTCGACGACCGGGTGACCGGCAAGCTGTCCAGCTTCGCGCCGGGCGCCAAGGTCATCCACGCCGACATCGACCCGGCCGAGATCTCCAAGAACCGCACCGCCGACGTGCCGATCGTCGGGGACTGCAAGGAGGTCATCGCCGAGCTGGTGACCCTGCTGCGCAGCACCGACACCCACCCCGAGATCGGCGAGTGGGTGCATTACCTGACCGACCTCAAGAAGCGCTACCCGACCGGGTTCGAGATGCCCGAGGACGGCAGCCTGTCGCCGCAGCACGTCATCAAGCGGATCGGCGAGATGACGGGCCCGGACGCCTACTACGCCTCGGGCGTGGGCCAGCACCAGATGTGGTCGGCGCACTACCTGCCCTGGGAGCTGCCCGGCCGCTGGCTCAACTCCGGCGGTCTGGGGACGATGGGCTACTGCGTGCCGGCGGCCATGGGCGCCAAGGTGGGCAAGCCGGACAGCGTCGTGTGGGGGATCGACGGCGACGGCTGCTTCCAGATGACCAACCAGGAGCTCGTCACCTGCGCCCTGGAGGGCATCCCGGTCAAGATCGCCGTGATCAACAACCAGAGCCTCGGCATGGTGCGGCAGTGGCAGACGCTGTTCTACGGCAGCCGCTACTCCAACACCGACCTCAAGACCAACCGCGTGCCCGACTTCCAGAAGCTCGCCGAGGCGATGGGCTGCGTCGGGCTGCGCGCCGAGGACCCGAACGACGTCGACGCCGTGATCGACAAGGCGCTCTCGATCGACGACGCGCCCGTCGTCGTGGAGTTCGTGGTCCACAAGGACGCCATGGTGTGGCCGATGGTGGCCGCCGGCACCAGCAACGACGAGATCAAGGTCGCGCGCGACATGGCGCCGATCTGGGACGGGGAGACCCTGTGA
- the ilvN gene encoding acetolactate synthase small subunit → MSGELSTHTLSVLVENKPGVLARVSGLVSRRGYNIESLAVGPTEYPTMSRITLAVTVDDQVLEQITKQLNKLIEVLKIVELEENAVRRELILVKVRSTAETRGQLIEVIGLFGGKVVDVTAEILTVEAVGKPEKLAAMLSLLEPYGIRELVQSGLVALGRGNRSMTDRAGRAERTKAVHAV, encoded by the coding sequence GTGAGCGGGGAGCTGTCGACGCACACGCTGAGCGTGCTGGTCGAGAACAAGCCCGGCGTCCTGGCCCGGGTGTCCGGGCTGGTCTCGCGGCGCGGCTACAACATCGAGTCCCTCGCCGTCGGGCCCACCGAGTACCCGACGATGTCCCGCATCACCCTCGCCGTGACCGTCGACGACCAGGTGCTGGAGCAGATCACCAAGCAGCTCAACAAGCTGATCGAGGTGCTCAAGATCGTCGAGCTGGAGGAGAACGCGGTCCGCCGCGAGCTCATCCTGGTCAAGGTCCGCTCGACCGCCGAGACCCGGGGTCAGCTGATCGAGGTCATCGGCCTGTTCGGCGGCAAGGTCGTCGACGTCACGGCCGAGATCCTCACCGTCGAGGCGGTCGGCAAGCCCGAGAAGCTGGCCGCCATGCTCAGCCTGCTGGAGCCCTACGGCATCCGCGAGCTCGTCCAGTCCGGGCTCGTCGCCCTCGGCCGGGGCAACCGCTCGATGACGGACCGGGCCGGCCGCGCCGAGCGCACGAAGGCCGTCCACGCCGTCTGA
- the cimA gene encoding citramalate synthase — MFAQLRPKPAEFHVFDTTLRDGSQQEGLNLSVADKLTIAGLLDELGVGFVEGGWPGANPNDTAFFAAMADGANALRRATLVAFGFTRRVGMRAADDPLTAALRDSRAPVACLVAKSHDRHVEQALRTTLRENLDMIADTVSHLVAEGQRVFVDCEHFFDGYRENPAYALEAVRTAAEAGAEVVVLCDTNGGMLPPWVGEIVTEAAATGVPLGIHAHNDTGCAVANTLAAVDAGAMHVQGTVNGYGERTGNAELISVVANLELKYGWPLLPEGALAEASRIAHAIAEVTNVPSSARQPYVGLSSFAHKAGLHASAIKVDPNLYQHIDPAVVGNDMRMLVSDMAGRANIQMKGEELGFDLSDRELAARITQRVKDAEAAGYTYEAADASFELLLRRELDQLPEYFAVHSWRVFTQGHPAPGAEGETDTECTVRLSAKGQAQRVVGEGNGPVNALDHAVRNALRPAYPVVDRFELIDYRVRILDQGHGTDATVRVLIQTTDGRRAWTTVGVGQNIVEASWEALSDAYLYGLIHAETPEPAAVRPAEERVSV; from the coding sequence ATGTTCGCCCAGCTGAGGCCGAAGCCGGCCGAGTTCCACGTCTTCGACACGACCCTGCGCGACGGGTCGCAGCAGGAGGGGCTCAACCTCTCCGTCGCCGACAAGCTGACGATCGCGGGCCTGCTCGACGAGCTGGGCGTCGGCTTCGTCGAGGGCGGCTGGCCGGGCGCCAACCCCAACGACACGGCGTTCTTCGCCGCCATGGCCGACGGCGCGAACGCGCTCCGCCGGGCCACCCTGGTCGCCTTCGGCTTCACCCGGCGGGTCGGGATGCGCGCCGCGGACGACCCCCTGACGGCCGCGCTGCGGGACTCGCGCGCGCCGGTGGCGTGCCTCGTGGCCAAGAGCCACGACCGCCACGTCGAGCAGGCTCTGCGCACCACCCTGCGCGAGAACCTCGACATGATCGCGGACACGGTGTCGCACCTGGTGGCCGAGGGCCAGCGGGTGTTCGTGGACTGCGAGCACTTCTTCGACGGCTACCGGGAGAACCCCGCGTACGCCCTGGAGGCGGTGCGGACGGCGGCGGAGGCGGGAGCCGAGGTCGTCGTCCTGTGCGACACCAACGGCGGCATGCTGCCGCCGTGGGTGGGTGAGATCGTCACCGAGGCCGCCGCGACCGGTGTCCCGCTGGGCATCCACGCCCACAACGACACCGGTTGCGCGGTCGCCAACACCCTGGCCGCCGTCGACGCCGGCGCCATGCACGTGCAGGGCACCGTCAACGGCTACGGCGAGCGGACGGGCAACGCCGAGCTCATCTCGGTGGTCGCGAACCTCGAGCTCAAGTACGGCTGGCCGCTGCTGCCCGAGGGTGCCCTGGCCGAGGCCAGTCGGATCGCCCACGCCATTGCCGAGGTGACCAACGTGCCCTCGAGCGCCCGCCAGCCCTACGTCGGGCTGTCCTCGTTCGCGCACAAGGCCGGGCTGCACGCCAGCGCGATCAAGGTCGACCCGAACCTCTACCAGCACATCGACCCGGCCGTGGTGGGCAACGACATGCGGATGCTCGTCTCCGACATGGCCGGCCGCGCGAACATCCAGATGAAGGGGGAGGAGCTCGGGTTCGACCTCTCCGACCGCGAGCTGGCCGCCCGGATCACCCAGCGGGTGAAGGACGCCGAGGCGGCCGGCTACACCTACGAGGCCGCCGACGCCAGCTTCGAGCTGCTGCTGCGCCGCGAGCTCGACCAGCTGCCGGAGTACTTCGCCGTGCACTCCTGGCGGGTCTTCACCCAGGGCCACCCCGCGCCGGGCGCCGAGGGCGAGACCGACACCGAGTGCACCGTCCGGCTGAGCGCCAAGGGCCAGGCCCAGCGCGTGGTGGGGGAGGGCAACGGCCCGGTCAACGCCCTCGACCACGCCGTCCGCAACGCCCTGCGGCCGGCCTACCCCGTCGTCGACCGCTTCGAGCTCATCGACTACCGGGTGCGGATCCTCGACCAGGGCCACGGCACGGACGCGACGGTCCGGGTGCTCATCCAGACCACCGACGGCCGGCGGGCCTGGACCACCGTCGGGGTCGGCCAGAACATCGTCGAGGCGTCCTGGGAGGCGCTCAGCGACGCCTACCTCTACGGGCTCATCCACGCCGAGACGCCGGAGCCGGCCGCCGTGCGCCCGGCCGAGGAGCGCGTCAGCGTCTGA
- the ilvC gene encoding ketol-acid reductoisomerase produces the protein MFYDSDADLSLIQGRNVAILGFGSQGHAHALSLRDSGVDVRVGLPEGSKSRAKAEAQGLRVLTPFEACEEADLIMVLTPDPSQRKLYAEAIEPNLVPGDALFFAHGFNIRYDFINPPEGVDVALVAPKGPGHLVRREYAEGRGVPVLVAVEQDATGKAWDLALAYAKGIGGLRAGGIKTTFTEETETDLFGEQAVLCGGASALVMAGFETLTEAGYQPEVAYFECLHELKLIVDLMYEGGIAKQRWSVSDTAEYGDYVSGPRVIDARVKENMKAVLTDVQNGAFAKRFIDDQDAGAPEFLKLREQGAAHPIEKVGHDLRELMAWVKSHDDDYVEGTAAR, from the coding sequence ATGTTCTACGACTCCGACGCCGACCTGTCCCTGATCCAGGGCCGCAACGTCGCGATCCTCGGCTTCGGCAGCCAGGGCCACGCCCACGCGCTGTCGCTGCGCGACTCCGGCGTCGACGTCCGCGTCGGCCTGCCCGAGGGCAGCAAGAGCCGCGCCAAGGCCGAGGCCCAGGGCCTGCGGGTGCTCACGCCGTTCGAGGCCTGCGAGGAGGCGGACCTGATCATGGTCCTCACCCCCGACCCCTCGCAGCGCAAGCTCTACGCCGAGGCGATCGAGCCCAACCTGGTGCCCGGTGACGCGCTGTTCTTCGCGCACGGCTTCAACATCCGCTACGACTTCATCAACCCGCCGGAGGGCGTCGACGTCGCCCTCGTCGCCCCCAAGGGCCCGGGCCACCTCGTCCGCCGCGAGTACGCCGAGGGCCGGGGCGTCCCCGTCCTCGTCGCGGTCGAGCAGGACGCGACCGGCAAGGCGTGGGACCTCGCCCTGGCCTACGCCAAGGGCATCGGCGGCCTGCGCGCCGGCGGCATCAAGACCACCTTCACCGAGGAGACCGAGACCGACCTCTTCGGCGAGCAGGCCGTCCTCTGCGGCGGCGCGTCCGCCCTCGTGATGGCCGGCTTCGAGACGCTGACCGAGGCGGGCTACCAGCCCGAGGTCGCCTACTTCGAGTGCCTGCACGAGCTCAAGCTGATCGTCGACCTCATGTACGAGGGCGGCATCGCCAAGCAGCGCTGGAGCGTCTCCGACACCGCCGAGTACGGCGACTACGTCTCCGGGCCGCGCGTCATCGACGCCCGCGTCAAGGAGAACATGAAGGCCGTCCTCACCGACGTCCAGAACGGCGCCTTCGCGAAGCGGTTCATCGACGACCAGGACGCCGGCGCGCCGGAGTTCCTCAAGCTCCGCGAGCAGGGTGCCGCGCACCCGATCGAGAAGGTCGGCCACGACCTCCGCGAGCTGATGGCCTGGGTCAAGAGCCACGACGACGACTACGTCGAGGGCACCGCGGCCCGCTGA
- a CDS encoding 3-isopropylmalate dehydrogenase, translating into MSAPTPATSARTPVNLAVIGGDGIGPEVVAEGLKVLDAITGPGTFATTRYDLGAARWQRTGEVLPDSVLGELAQADAILLGAVGAAPGATDVPSGLLERGLLLKLRFAFDHYVNLRPSRLYPGVPTPLAGDVLDRGEIDFLVVREGTEGLYCGNGGTVRTGTPHEIATEVSVNTAFGVERVVRDAFERATRRRNKITLLHKHNVLVNAGGLWRRLFESVAAEYPGVTTDYLHIDAAMIFLVTDPQRFDVIVTDNLFGDIVTDLAAAVTGGIGLAASGNINPDRTFPSMFEPVHGSAPDIAGQGIADPTATILSVGLLLEHLGFAEEAARVEKAAVADIAARRGQPRRSTSAVGDAIAAAV; encoded by the coding sequence ATGAGCGCTCCGACCCCCGCGACGTCCGCCCGCACCCCCGTGAATCTCGCCGTCATCGGCGGCGACGGCATCGGCCCGGAGGTGGTGGCCGAGGGCCTCAAGGTGCTCGACGCGATCACCGGTCCGGGGACGTTCGCCACCACGCGCTACGACCTGGGCGCCGCCCGCTGGCAGCGGACCGGGGAGGTGCTGCCCGACTCCGTGCTGGGCGAGCTGGCGCAGGCCGACGCGATCCTGCTCGGCGCGGTCGGCGCCGCGCCCGGCGCCACCGACGTGCCCAGCGGGCTGCTCGAGCGCGGCCTGCTGCTCAAGCTGCGCTTCGCCTTCGACCACTACGTCAACCTGCGGCCCAGCCGGCTCTACCCCGGGGTCCCGACGCCGCTGGCCGGCGACGTCCTCGACCGCGGCGAGATCGACTTCCTCGTCGTCCGCGAGGGCACCGAGGGCCTCTACTGCGGCAACGGCGGCACAGTCCGGACGGGCACCCCGCACGAGATCGCCACCGAGGTGAGCGTCAACACCGCCTTCGGCGTCGAGCGGGTCGTCCGCGACGCGTTCGAGCGCGCCACCCGCCGCCGCAACAAGATCACCCTGCTGCACAAGCACAACGTGCTGGTCAACGCGGGCGGCCTGTGGCGCCGGCTCTTCGAGTCCGTGGCCGCCGAGTACCCGGGCGTCACCACCGACTACCTGCACATCGACGCCGCGATGATCTTCCTGGTCACCGACCCGCAGCGCTTCGACGTCATCGTCACCGACAACCTGTTCGGCGACATCGTCACCGACCTCGCGGCCGCCGTCACCGGTGGCATCGGCCTGGCGGCCAGCGGGAACATCAACCCCGACCGCACCTTCCCCTCGATGTTCGAGCCCGTGCACGGCTCCGCACCCGACATCGCGGGCCAGGGCATCGCGGACCCGACGGCGACGATCCTCTCGGTCGGTCTGCTGCTGGAGCACCTCGGGTTCGCCGAGGAGGCCGCGCGGGTGGAGAAGGCCGCCGTGGCCGACATCGCGGCCCGCCGGGGACAGCCGCGCCGCTCGACGAGCGCCGTCGGCGACGCGATCGCCGCCGCCGTCTGA
- a CDS encoding NAD-dependent epimerase/dehydratase family protein: protein MSTPASDLAGRRILVTGAEGRIGSATCERLSGLGARVTALSLPRDDAPEVAAERVLHGDTRDDAAVEEALEGVELVVHLAAIPSPDLADWTTVFSTNVVSTFTVLAHAGERGVRRAVIASSINAYGGPFNSHDVRPAYYPLDERLPADLDDPYSLSKFTDERTAEMAARHWGTDVTALRFPMTAPREVLLEHAAAAVENLDHGATEGWSYLDVRDAARAVELSLLSRARGAHAVFVAADETNVPYPTDDLLDRHAPGVPRLRSFAGREVPIDLTRARTLLGFRAEHLLPVEPAPLPPA, encoded by the coding sequence GTGAGCACCCCCGCCTCCGACCTCGCCGGCCGCCGGATCCTCGTCACCGGGGCGGAGGGCCGCATCGGCTCCGCCACCTGCGAGCGGCTGAGCGGGCTGGGCGCCCGCGTCACGGCCCTCTCGCTGCCGCGCGACGACGCCCCCGAGGTCGCCGCCGAGCGCGTCCTGCACGGCGACACCCGCGACGACGCGGCGGTGGAGGAGGCGCTGGAGGGCGTCGAGCTGGTCGTGCACCTGGCCGCCATCCCCAGCCCCGACCTGGCTGACTGGACGACGGTGTTCTCCACCAACGTCGTCTCCACGTTCACGGTGCTGGCGCACGCGGGGGAGCGGGGCGTGCGCCGTGCGGTGATCGCCAGCAGCATCAACGCCTACGGCGGCCCCTTCAACTCCCACGACGTCCGCCCGGCCTACTACCCGTTGGACGAGCGGCTGCCGGCCGACCTCGACGACCCCTACTCGCTCAGCAAGTTCACCGACGAGCGCACCGCCGAGATGGCCGCCCGGCACTGGGGGACCGACGTCACCGCCCTGCGCTTCCCCATGACGGCCCCGCGGGAGGTGCTGCTGGAGCACGCGGCCGCCGCGGTGGAGAACCTCGACCACGGCGCGACGGAGGGCTGGTCCTACCTCGACGTCCGCGACGCCGCCCGCGCCGTCGAGCTGTCCCTGCTGAGCCGGGCCCGCGGCGCGCACGCCGTCTTCGTGGCCGCCGACGAGACGAACGTGCCCTACCCGACCGACGACCTGCTGGACCGGCACGCCCCCGGGGTGCCGCGGCTGCGGTCCTTCGCCGGCCGCGAGGTGCCGATCGACCTCACCCGGGCCCGGACGCTGCTCGGCTTCCGCGCGGAGCACCTGCTGCCGGTGGAGCCGGCGCCGCTGCCTCCCGCCTAG
- a CDS encoding O-methyltransferase: protein MSAPPDLPELVVRALRMSLERGYVQASRSETGRLLATLAATRSGTIAECGTGCGVGAAWLRSGAPKTTRVITAELDPGLAHGVMTMFAGDDIDVMHADWGSLREHAPFSLIFLDASSAREWPREEIVALLDEGGMIVLDDFTPCPTWPPLVRGRVDTLRLDWLSDERFTSVDVMVAEDTSVLVAVRR, encoded by the coding sequence GTGAGCGCACCCCCCGACCTGCCCGAGCTGGTGGTGCGCGCCCTGCGGATGTCGCTGGAGCGCGGCTACGTCCAGGCCTCGCGGTCCGAGACCGGCCGGCTGCTGGCCACCCTCGCCGCCACCCGCAGCGGGACCATCGCCGAGTGCGGCACCGGCTGCGGCGTCGGCGCCGCCTGGCTGCGCAGCGGCGCCCCGAAGACCACGCGGGTGATCACCGCGGAGCTGGACCCCGGTCTCGCGCACGGGGTGATGACGATGTTCGCCGGCGACGACATCGACGTCATGCACGCCGACTGGGGCAGCCTGCGCGAGCACGCCCCCTTCTCGCTGATCTTCCTCGACGCCAGCAGCGCCCGGGAGTGGCCGCGGGAGGAGATCGTCGCCCTGCTCGACGAGGGCGGCATGATCGTCCTCGACGACTTCACCCCCTGCCCCACGTGGCCGCCGCTGGTCCGCGGCCGCGTCGACACGCTGCGCCTGGACTGGCTGTCCGACGAGCGCTTCACCAGCGTCGACGTGATGGTCGCCGAGGACACCTCGGTCCTGGTCGCCGTCCGCCGCTGA
- a CDS encoding branched-chain amino acid aminotransferase → MSLQFELRANPHPRTDAERGAVLADPGFGLSFTDHMAVATWTASDGWHDSAVVPYGPFSLDPATAVLHYAQEIFEGLKAYQHADGSVHLFRPDQNAARMARSAERLALPVLPAEDFLASIDALVAADRAWVPVHGEQSLYLRPFMFASEAFLGVRPAQRVTYCCIASPAGAYFARGVHPVSIWISTTYARAAPGGTGAAKTGGNYAASLVAQQEAAAHGCDQVMFADAAEHRWVEELGGMNVYLVTTDGELVTPELNGSILEGVTRDSILTLATEFGLTPVERRISLEELVEGVDSGRVAELFACGTAAVVTPIGVLQDASGSHVVGGGETGETTAALRKNLLDVQYGRAEDTHGWLRRVV, encoded by the coding sequence GTGAGTCTTCAGTTCGAGCTCCGCGCCAACCCGCACCCGCGCACGGACGCCGAGCGCGGAGCCGTCCTGGCCGACCCCGGGTTCGGCCTCAGCTTCACCGACCACATGGCCGTGGCCACCTGGACCGCCTCGGACGGCTGGCACGACTCCGCCGTCGTGCCCTACGGCCCGTTCAGCCTGGACCCGGCCACCGCGGTGCTGCACTACGCGCAGGAGATCTTCGAGGGCCTCAAGGCCTACCAGCACGCCGACGGCAGCGTGCACCTGTTCCGGCCCGACCAGAACGCCGCCCGGATGGCGCGCTCGGCCGAGCGGCTGGCGCTGCCCGTGCTGCCGGCGGAGGACTTCCTGGCCAGCATCGACGCCCTGGTCGCCGCCGACCGGGCGTGGGTGCCCGTGCACGGCGAGCAGAGCCTCTACCTGCGCCCGTTCATGTTCGCCTCCGAGGCCTTCCTGGGCGTCCGCCCGGCGCAGCGCGTCACCTACTGCTGCATCGCCAGCCCGGCCGGGGCCTACTTCGCCCGCGGGGTGCACCCGGTCTCGATCTGGATCTCGACCACCTACGCCCGGGCAGCGCCGGGCGGCACGGGCGCGGCGAAGACCGGCGGCAACTACGCCGCCAGCCTGGTCGCGCAGCAGGAGGCCGCCGCCCACGGCTGCGACCAGGTGATGTTCGCCGACGCCGCCGAGCACCGGTGGGTGGAGGAGCTGGGCGGGATGAACGTCTACCTCGTCACCACCGACGGCGAGCTGGTCACCCCGGAGCTCAACGGCTCGATCCTCGAGGGCGTGACCCGGGACTCGATCCTCACCCTCGCCACGGAGTTCGGGCTCACCCCGGTGGAGCGCCGGATCAGCCTCGAGGAGCTCGTCGAGGGCGTCGACTCCGGCCGGGTGGCCGAGCTGTTCGCCTGCGGCACGGCCGCGGTGGTCACCCCGATCGGCGTCCTGCAGGACGCGTCGGGCAGCCACGTGGTGGGCGGCGGCGAGACCGGCGAGACCACCGCCGCGCTGCGCAAGAACCTCCTCGACGTCCAGTACGGGCGGGCCGAGGACACCCACGGCTGGCTGCGCCGGGTCGTCTGA